Genomic segment of Acidimicrobiales bacterium:
GTCATGGCGCCCGTCTCGACCTGCCGCGTCGCCGAGGTCCAGTAACCCCTACGGAGCGGCCGCCTGCTCGCCCTCAGGTGCGACGGCCGGGGACCACTCGGTAGGCGTCGTAGACGCTGTCGATGCCGCGGATCGTGCTGAGCAACGAATCGAGGTGGGACGGGTCGCCCAACTCGGTGTCGAAGCGCATCTTGGAGATGCGGTCGGAGCCGGTCTGGGTGGCGCAGCTGAGGATGTTGATGTGGTGGTCGGCGAAGACGGCGGTGACGTCTCGCAGCAGGCGGGCCCGGTCCAACGCCTTCACCTCGAGGGAGGCGATGAAGAGGCCCGACGGCGCCTGGTCCCAGTCGACCTCGATGAGACGGTCGGTCTGGCCGTGGGCCAGCGAGACGGCGTTGGCGCAGTCGGCGCGGTGGACCGAGACGCCGCGGCCACGGGTGACGAAGCCGATGATCTCGTCGCCCGGCACCGGCGTGCAACATCGGGACAACCGGACGTAGACGTCGTCCAGGCCCTCGACATGGACCCCCGACGGAGCGCTGCTGCCGTTCTTGCGGGGCGGGGTGAGAGCGACGGGCAACGTCTCGTCGCGCTGCTTGGAAGCGGACTCCGACGACGCCGACCCCGACCCCGACGTGATCCCCAGCGCGGAGGCCACCCGGGCCGCCACCGCCTGGCCCGACACGTGGCTCTCGCCGATGGCGGCGTACAGCGCGTCCAGGTCGGCGAAGTTCATCGCCTTGGCCGTCTCCGCCAGCACCGAGCCCGACTGCAGCTTCTGCACCGGCAGGCCCTCGCGCCGCATCGCCTTGATCAGCTCGTCGCGCCCCGCCTCGATGGCGTCCTCGCGCCGCTCCCGGGAGAACCACTGTCGGATCTTCGCCCCCGCCCGCGGCGTGGCCACGATGTGCAGCCAGTCCCGGGAAGGACCGGCGCCCTCCACCTTCGACGTGAAGATCTCCACCGTGTCGCCCGAACCCAGCTGGGAGTCCAGCGGCACCAGGCGCCCGTTCACCCGCGCCCCGATGCAGGCGTGGCCCACCTCGGTGTGGATGGCGTAGGCGAAGTCGATCGGCGTCGAGGCCACCGGCAGCGTGACGACCTTGCCCTTCGGGGAGAACACGAAGACCTCGTCCTGCTCCAGGTCGACCTTGAGCTTCTCCATGAAGTCGTCGGGGTCGGTGGTCTCCTGCTGCCAGTCGACGATGCGGCTGAGCCACGGCAGGTCGACGATGCCCTTGCCGTCGTCGCCCTTGTAGGCCCAGTGCGCCGCCACGCCCTGCTCGGCCCGGGCGTGCATCTCCCAGGTGCGGATCTGCACCTCGAGCGGCTTGCCCTGCGGGGCGACCACCGTGGTGTGCAGCGCCTGGTAGAGGTTGAACTTGGGCATCGCGATGTAGTCCTTGAACCGGCCCTGCACCGGCTTCCACGTGGCGTGGATCGACCCCAGCGCGGCGTAGCAGTCCTTCACCGAGTCGACCACCACCCGGAT
This window contains:
- a CDS encoding bifunctional (p)ppGpp synthetase/guanosine-3',5'-bis(diphosphate) 3'-pyrophosphohydrolase, encoding MPTVDRVLPWRRNQQPPADEVAPLLSSFRHRHPKAPTALITRAYLRAADAHRGQARSSGEAYIQHPLAVARIVAELGLDDVTVAAALLHDTVEDTGMTLDEVSLRFGKDVAAIVDGVTKLDRVQFDSREAQQAATMRKMLVAMAKDLRVLIIKLADRLHNMRTIAALPAWKQHRIAQETLDIYAPLAHRLGMQDVKTQLEDLAFAASHPKRYAEIDHMVSIRAPERDLYLTQVLEEVQQRLSELRIEAEVTGREKHLYSIYEKMVVKGREFDDIFDLVGIRVVVDSVKDCYAALGSIHATWKPVQGRFKDYIAMPKFNLYQALHTTVVAPQGKPLEVQIRTWEMHARAEQGVAAHWAYKGDDGKGIVDLPWLSRIVDWQQETTDPDDFMEKLKVDLEQDEVFVFSPKGKVVTLPVASTPIDFAYAIHTEVGHACIGARVNGRLVPLDSQLGSGDTVEIFTSKVEGAGPSRDWLHIVATPRAGAKIRQWFSRERREDAIEAGRDELIKAMRREGLPVQKLQSGSVLAETAKAMNFADLDALYAAIGESHVSGQAVAARVASALGITSGSGSASSESASKQRDETLPVALTPPRKNGSSAPSGVHVEGLDDVYVRLSRCCTPVPGDEIIGFVTRGRGVSVHRADCANAVSLAHGQTDRLIEVDWDQAPSGLFIASLEVKALDRARLLRDVTAVFADHHINILSCATQTGSDRISKMRFDTELGDPSHLDSLLSTIRGIDSVYDAYRVVPGRRT